ACCTCGCAGTAATTGATGAAGGGATGGGTCACGTAGGCCAAGGCGGAGCTCAGGATGAATGGAATCAGGGCATGCCCGAGGCGAGAGAGCAGGTAAAAGGCGAGGCCGGCTCCTAGGATAAAAGGGATGAAAGGGAAGGGCCTTCTCATCAACTGCTGGCGTGGGAAGCCGTGGCTCCGATCGTGGCTCGGCGCAGGCGCGCCGAGAGAAGTTGGGCCAGGTGGGTCATGACCTGGATGCCCAGGCGCGGATGCTCCTGGATCAGGGATTCGAGCTTGGAGAGGTAGAGAAGGTAAAGGCGAGAATCCTCGGCCGCCTGGGCCGTGGCCGCGCGCGGGAGCTGCTCCAAAAGGGCCATCTCTCCGAAGAACTCGCCGGGCTTGAGCTTGTAAAGCGGCTGGCCGGCGCCGTCCGGGCGCCTGCGGGAGAGTTCCACGGACCCGGACTCCAGGATGAAGAGGGCCCGGCCGATATCCCCTTCCTGGAACAGTACCTCTCCCTGCCGGTAAACGCGGCAATGGAGGGCCTGGGCGAGCTCGGCCAATTCCCGGTCCTTCAAGTCCTTGAACAGCTCCAGGCTTCTTAAGAAGTCCTTTTTGGCCTGAAGAGTCGGGTCGTAAAGGAGCTTTCTGAGGTTTTTGAGCAAATTATTCCTCTTTTTTCTTGCTCGGCCAGAACGCGCTCATCAGTATCCGGGCCGTTCCTTCCAGGGCCTTGAACCAGCCCGACCGCATCCGGGAGGTGAAAGCCTCCACCTCCTCCTCGACGCGGTAGGCCAGGACCTCGACGGCTTGGGCGCCCTGTTTGATCTTGCGCAAGGTGATGATCAAGAACGCCAGCAGAAACGAGAGCTCCACGGTCATGATGGCGACGCAAACGGCGATGAAAACAATCAAAGCGTTGGATGTCATCTTTGTTCCTTATGAAAACATGAATTGCAACGGCGGGCGGAGCCCGCCACGCTTATGCCCATAAGGATATGCGTTGGACATAATGTGCTTGCGGTTGCAGTATAACTTAGAAGTCCGGCCAATGCAAGACCTCGGACAAAATGATAGTATGGACTCCATGGATTTCGATCTGGAACCCCGCCATCTTGAGATTCAGCGCAAGGTCCGGGAGTTTTGCGAGCAA
The Elusimicrobiota bacterium DNA segment above includes these coding regions:
- a CDS encoding cyclic nucleotide-binding domain-containing protein — translated: MLKNLRKLLYDPTLQAKKDFLRSLELFKDLKDRELAELAQALHCRVYRQGEVLFQEGDIGRALFILESGSVELSRRRPDGAGQPLYKLKPGEFFGEMALLEQLPRAATAQAAEDSRLYLLYLSKLESLIQEHPRLGIQVMTHLAQLLSARLRRATIGATASHASS